Sequence from the Microplitis demolitor isolate Queensland-Clemson2020A chromosome 2, iyMicDemo2.1a, whole genome shotgun sequence genome:
aatatttatttatgaaaattcagctgtcaattaaattcttataaaaaatttatataaaaatccgGCATATGTCTTCacatgaattgaaaaaaaaactgcacgtggcaaaaaaaaaattgctgactttttattaaattcaagtcGACAATTTCCTGTCACTAATCAGTTAATTTTAGATCATCAAATAGTCAGCATTTTTTTTGCCGCGTGGACGTACGGTAGAAAAATAGCGCTAAGtctcaaaatatacatttttatgacacatagtttaaaaatttttttttccaaaaatttgagtatcaaattttttcgtatcttGCATTTGTGGTATCTTTTTTAACAAATggatttttcataaatttaatagacttATGGAAATTATTTCACGTCTATATTAatctttaatatatttttgtcatttatcatatttttctgtaaattttcttttcaatgcGACCATAATTGTGacgaatttgaaaactttaactttagtattattgattataatacaaataatatataaatatatataaaaaaatctaaatatttactatagttcagtttcataattttcaacaaaaattttcttacaatcgataattttcagctctaaaataattatcaactgtactaataaatttaaaaaatcaaaattttacaaagttaATAACAATTGATATTATAACAatcattaataacaataaatatttatatataatactgaaattttttgcTGTCAACTGATCCCATCGACATTCGgttgaaaattattgagatAAAAGTTTTCAAGATGATACTAAATgttcagaaaattttgataaaactgATGGATTAGATCAGTTCTCAGTTTGATTTAGTCTGTGTGATCACTTTTCGGGGATCAGTAATCATAGAACGTGGATATGATTaccacaaaaaatattttttttttaatgtttgctACTTTCGgtatcatattttaattattaattttaacatttgaattaaaatatcgtttttaataataaatataaatatgtgtataaataaattaataaatatgtatgaagtatttaaaataaataataaatatataaaaaatgatatcttACAATTGTTAATTGGCCAAATGGTACAGGCCATTCTGATTCATTACCATGAGGATCATTCGGATAAGGTTTCACAGGTGTTCTGTCTCCATGTCTAAACAGCtgtaataatattcatatgtatacatatatatatatatatataacaacaagacatataattaataacatatataataagaaaaaataaattatttaaattacatattcgtaataaatttatattttactgaagaaaaataaaaaaaaaaaactttcaatttcAAAACTGAAAGTAAAAGTTCCATAAAATTTAggttagtaattatttttagaggCCAACTGATAAATGTCAActaataataacttataaataaatatatttccataaaaaaaaattttataattaattaagtttgtaattttaaaaaaattttttaaaaaaattacttactatGTTTGTAAATACAATAGTTCCCAAGTCAGATGAATTATCATTGGTAGAAAATACcaaaacaataaaacaacaatttaaaataatatttataattaatttcatatttatttatgtatctaataacacttattttattattctgtatttaaatttttatccaatGAAAGCTATCACCATTTGTTTTTtgttcacttttatttaaatatactatcgattttatttaaatgtaaatagaaaaaaaaagttaattattttttttgttagtttattattaattacagaagatttaattttgttattatctaaatttaaaaatttgaaatatatttttttaatgtcattgTAAATCTGACTTGAAATGGAATACACGCTAGTTTGTGTCACAATACCATATTTTAATTGGCTGACAATAcgtcaatatatatacatatatatatatatatatatattgttgttGTGTAGCCAACGGGTAATACAGTGCTCTCTATGACCATCTTACAGAGAATAAAAGAAACTAATTATCTTTATAAGCGGGATTTTTGAATaccttatatatttaaatataacgtagataaatagatataaaGTAGTTATATAGAATTAGAGGATCCTCTACCAGACGTTAACTGCCATATCTTTATGACTATAATCCTCTTGTTGGCAAAACTTTCCcaaaatattcataaacaGTTAAGGGATTATTTTGCTGGGCCTAAGATGCAGACAATAGGGTGAGACCATGGCAGCGACACTCCCGGGGAAAATGAAGCTGTTGTGACGTCAAAATCTGCGTGGATTCGCTCTATTGAGAGGGGATGAAAGTGAAAGATGATGGGACCTAACAACAGCGTGCACAACCACCCTCGCTATTCTCACATCCCCCTTTCTCGTAACCGAAGAGAAGAATCACGGGAGAACGAAGGAGGACACTCTAAAATTTGGCATTcgtaatttattcattcagaGCCTAACAAgcatttttgaatattgattatttttagagagtataatttttataaagtacaCGCAGTTTGTGAAaagtatatgaataaatataattgttattttcctcAATAAAACCATTAGTTTTATTTCGTTAAAAGTAAAAcctacaataaaatatttgttttaaattcaaattcaaattatatttcgCGCGCTGGCATGTAAAATATTCTCCGCGAGTTGAACGCCTCCAAGTTCCTAAGGGCGAATTAAAAGAACATCTTTTACTATAGTCAACCAGGCGGCTAtacaacaatatatatatatatatatatatatatatatatatatatatatacatatatatatatattctatgcAAAACCAAACATTCACAAAGTTTTATCataagttatttgaaaaaaataataataattttgattattcaACACATTAAcatgcgataaaaaaaaaagccattcAGCAGctgaaatggaagtagatttctcattatttgattattttaacctctcaaataaacattaataacaaaataaatttttttttgacgttcTCATAGATTCTCGAGGttataaaacaaagaaaattgtcagacaatttaaagttaaatgcaaaaaattaaagaattgaaattagaaaatttaaaaaatgatcggAATGGTAAGTTGAACAACAACAATTGAAGTTGAAGAGAATCAAATTATCTACGAATAAGAATACTATGTTTTTTACTATagaattaatagttaatacaaaattaaataaaattatttgagttgGAATTTCAATTATGATAGATCTAAGTGTCATACTTGAAATGAGTCGTATAAACACtgtcaataaaacaaaatttaatttacacacTTGAATTGagatatttagattttatgagTGTTACAcagcaataatataaattcaatcaatttcataaatttactaataaatacaGTAGTTAGGATTCTATGGAATCTATTAAAAGTAGGAGAACCAATGCAatagcaaaatttcatttaatgagtcgtaaaataagaaattttattgatctaAACACATATATAGgcatgaaaattaaagcttaattTAAAAGCTTTCAGATAAAGTTTATAGGAAGTCGATACgttataacatttaaaaactattgaagaaagaacaagtaaaaatatgaatttttgacattttgaaaatttttgaatactataacttctaaactaatcaaccgattgAGCTCATTTTCAAACTCAACCCAATCTTTTTCCAATAGAATCAAATTGAACCTCAATCGAAAACTTGAAGTCATCTCAAAAACGTTcctatcaaattttaattttctctatCGGAGTTATAATCCCGAACTTGTTGGTCATTTCCCTCAAAcgaaattataaactttttttttgtttaataaatttcgaaaaaaaacaatttaattactatttaaaaatttattatcgatatacatcaaatatttattataaatgaaataattaataaaattataaccaacagaataaaaataaatcccatagaacaaaaatttaattaaaaagaacaaaaaaattaaacaataaaaataataacttttttttatattacataagtatacttaaaaagaaaataaaagcgtgagatatttatttatatatataattaaagaactaataatgaaaaatatacgtGAATATTATAGTATTTGTTTTGTACAAGTTATCAAATTATTAGTAAACATTTAACGTCTGgtagacaatttattaaatattaatttttcttttgaaatttatattaatatataatttataattaaatatattggtTACCGTGTAAACTTACATTCCTCATTAGAGCTTTAGCGGCAACAATTTGAGCAACGaggaacaataataatatttaattgttttataatttatctctcattatatacaaataattattgttatatataaatttaacttataaaagaaaaaattttttttacataattattgatttatatttttcattcgtgtaaacaattaataactttattacttagatgtcttttaaaatttataataaactatttttatctattttaaattttatcgagaaatagttttatataatagacacataaaatatttatcgattatAAATCTGATCAAATTCTTTGTTGGCGATAACGTcggattatatttattaaaaattgagcTGCAAACGGCCACAATACTATTATTGCTAAAAGTCTTGGTGAGCAATCAGATAGGGGCCACCATCTTGGGTAAATATTTGATTGTTccttcataaataaaataaaatattaattactctaatttttatataaatatttattgtaagcAAGATATTTAGATTTGAAATcggacattaaaaaatataataaataatgattttatgtTGAGTATGACAatgataagaattttaataattttcgaagATAATTGTCATggaatctaataaaatttgtgaattttaaatgaatattgatttgttgataattaaaaaaattaaagcacaattttaaatgaaaatacaatttgagtatttaaaaatatatgatctatgtaATTAATCGAGttggatttaaattcaaaaaattttaaaatacagtactaacttttttttaaaaaaccttaattagtttttgataattgcGAGTTTATTAAAGTCTTGCTATGAAATTTCgcgtatttaaaaactaattacacatgaaaaaaaataattttaaattaaaattcaggttttcaaaataactatcagctttaaaattaatattatttaaaattaattgacttatggacaataaaaaaaaataatttaaatgaaataaaataaaatacattgtgattttaattttcatgacatttatcacttgtaaatttaaagttatgtaaaaataaagtatataaataagttaatttataataatatttatattttatattaatgactGATTGAACTTGTCAATAACTTCAAgtaatttcctttaaatttcAAGGAAAATCTTTGACAGcgcatatatttttattatcaacgagTCTAGAATACCctagaatattttaaactctAAATATCTTAATAACtttcaagttaaaaaaaaactacaaggcaccttttttgtagataatttaaagcgctacaaaaaaggtctcttgcaatttttctgataactcaatatttacaaagatATTCCTgactcgaaaatataaaatctcataaaaataaagtatataaataatttattttataacaatatttatatttcatatttatgactgattttaacttttattcaaaaatgataattttttttgtccgaTTCTAAAAACTGAATATTCCTccaagtatataaataaatatatattaatatatttaccgATTGTGGAgtcattaattgtaaattttgtccTTCTAGACTCCTAACACGACCAGTTATCCTGTCTAAATCATTCTGTAAAGTTTGTAGTGTCTCGGCCATTTGATTGAtaagttcatttttaatatcatcacTCAGGTCTCTGTCGGTTTTCTTATCTCTTGCTCTGCTACGATCTTGATTATTgtgtttatcattatttattaaattatgcttatcttcttttttattattaacgtgGCCATTTGTTAAATTTGATGGTAATGTTGCTGACTTAACTTGGtcctgtataattttttttgattgtaCATGTCCAGTGGAAGACTTTGATTCTTTGATTGATTTTTCTATTGGTGCTGActgcaaataattttatagattaactcttaattaatttttatttatgataaaaatttttaattccattttGAATTCGTCACCGCAGTGGTTTTGGgtgaaatcaaattttaaaaagaatttttttgtaaaaaattaaattttccaccaaaaaaaaaaaaaaaaaaaaaaaaaaaaaaaaaaccgggtAAGTCAGCGGAATTATTAGAAAACTTCGTATCATAAATTGaaagttgaataaatattgaagTTGACGAAgtaaattattctaaaaagACTTCAATTTCTCTTTTAACTTTCAAGTAAAGTGTTTCCCATTAATTTTGCTGACATAACTCACGAGATGTTaacgtaaataatttaattctctatgaaaatatttttttataatttttaattaaattttttacgatcaaaaattgttatttttttctttagatttcttttcttttttttactaacaaagaaagcaaatttttaatgctttaattttctGTGTTAACGTTCTGAATTTCtggtttattaaataattgtttattaataaataacaaaattataaactgcAGCTAAAACgctagttttttatttttgatctaCTCTTCACGCTCCCCTTGTGAAAAAAGttgttatgaaaattattcatcatagATGTCTATTGTCCCTATTAGTCGCTAATATGACCAATCATCCCCATAGCAACCGTTGCCATGACAACCGTTTCCATAACAACCGTTACCATGACAACAACCTTCATAGCAACCGTTATCATGACAACAATCCCCATAGCAACCGTTGCCATGGCAACAACCTTCATAGTAACCGTTGCCACGACAACAGCCCCGTAGCAACCGTCGCCATGGCAACCGTTGGCATGACAACATTTTCCATAGCAACCGTCGCTATGACGACTATAAGCTGCATCATAACACCAACTTTTTTAGGACAGatacatataattaaaaattaacctcTAAAGTATCTTTAAATTCTTCATCTTCATCACCATCACTGTCAGGTGGTAACGGACTAGCACTATGACTGCTAGCTGGGCTTGTTTCCAAGCTACTAGTAATATGACGTGATGAATTTCGTACTCTTTGTGGTGATGTTTCTCTAGAtccttaattttaaaaaataaaataaaataagacaatCAATTgatagttaaattaaattttctactcaGTACTTGAAGCAGATTTACCTAATGGCGATCCAGATAATGGTGAACCGGGTTGAGATCGTATACGTTCGATAACTGGGCCGACGAGCAATTCTAAATCTTCAGCGGGTACACTTTCATAAAATGAATCTAAGCTTCCTAAAAAATTGGCTACATTATCAGTATAAGACATTgtctcaacaattttttttagctcgtCAACGTAATTATTCATGGCCTCCTGACGACTCATGTTTCCTAGTTTCATCCAAGCATCccatttagctttttttaCGACTTCCCAAAACGCTGGTTTTGGCTGCTGGCATGCGCCTTTTGTTGCTTGTTTGTAGTAAGCATAAAAACGTAATTGTAATTCATGACTCGGTTGGTAAGCAcctagaaataaatattacatttctatttatgtaaatattttagttttttgttttaataaattaaattatttttacttttacaatttattcaaggttactttttttaaataatttatgcaaaatatttatgtatttaattgataggtgtaccttaaaaaaaaaaaaaactagacaacgatcgtaataaaaaattgcataaattatatattttaattattactatgacgtaaattgttcaataattataattatagtttacttataattgaaaatta
This genomic interval carries:
- the LOC103576941 gene encoding acyl-CoA-binding domain-containing protein 4, with translation MTTEEKFDAAVNVIRNLPKNGAYQPSHELQLRFYAYYKQATKGACQQPKPAFWEVVKKAKWDAWMKLGNMSRQEAMNNYVDELKKIVETMSYTDNVANFLGSLDSFYESVPAEDLELLVGPVIERIRSQPGSPLSGSPLGSRETSPQRVRNSSRHITSSLETSPASSHSASPLPPDSDGDEDEEFKDTLESAPIEKSIKESKSSTGHVQSKKIIQDQVKSATLPSNLTNGHVNNKKEDKHNLINNDKHNNQDRSRARDKKTDRDLSDDIKNELINQMAETLQTLQNDLDRITGRVRSLEGQNLQLMTPQSEQSNIYPRWWPLSDCSPRLLAIIVLWPFAAQFLINIIRRYRQQRI